From the genome of Varibaculum prostatecancerukia, one region includes:
- the metK gene encoding methionine adenosyltransferase, with protein MSSKQSIFTSESVTSGHPDKVCDRIADTVVDALLEQDPEARSAVEVMATTGQVHLAGEITTSGYVDLPTLVRNTINEIGYTSSDIGFDGDSCGVLVSIDRQSPDIAQGVQDSWETRQGEAVDAFDQQGAGDQGMMFGYACNETPDLMPAPIWLAHRIAKRLEKVRREKILDYLCPDGKTQVTVRYEDGHPVGLDTIVLSTQHRASANLKDLREEVKAAVIDPVIAQVPWVENLDFRTLVNPAGRFILGGPAADTGLTGRKLIVDTYGGMARHGGGAFSGKDATKVDRSAAYAARWVAKNVVAAGLADRAELQVAYAIGSAHPVSVELETFGTEKADKEKILQAVRETFDLRPAAIIDRLSLRRPIYSRTAAYGHFGRSGFTWEDTGKARELRAKLGA; from the coding sequence ATGAGCTCAAAGCAGTCGATTTTTACATCTGAATCCGTCACCAGCGGTCACCCCGATAAAGTCTGTGACCGGATCGCCGACACCGTCGTGGACGCCCTCCTAGAGCAAGACCCGGAGGCTCGGTCTGCCGTAGAAGTCATGGCCACCACCGGGCAAGTGCATTTGGCCGGCGAAATCACCACTTCCGGATATGTTGACCTGCCCACTTTGGTGCGCAACACCATTAACGAAATCGGCTACACCTCCTCCGATATTGGCTTTGACGGAGATTCCTGCGGAGTACTAGTTTCTATCGACCGCCAGAGCCCCGATATTGCCCAAGGGGTGCAAGATTCGTGGGAAACTCGCCAAGGCGAAGCGGTAGACGCTTTTGACCAGCAGGGAGCTGGTGACCAGGGGATGATGTTCGGCTATGCCTGCAACGAAACGCCCGATTTAATGCCTGCCCCGATTTGGCTGGCACATCGCATCGCCAAGCGACTCGAAAAAGTGCGGCGGGAAAAAATCCTCGACTATCTCTGTCCCGATGGGAAAACCCAGGTAACTGTACGTTATGAGGACGGGCACCCGGTGGGGTTGGACACGATCGTACTCTCTACCCAGCATCGCGCCTCCGCAAACCTCAAAGACCTGCGCGAAGAAGTAAAAGCCGCCGTAATCGATCCGGTAATCGCCCAGGTGCCATGGGTTGAAAACCTAGACTTCCGCACCTTGGTGAACCCGGCGGGTCGGTTCATCCTGGGAGGCCCGGCCGCCGATACCGGTCTGACCGGCCGGAAACTCATCGTAGATACCTACGGAGGGATGGCGCGTCACGGCGGGGGCGCCTTCTCGGGTAAGGACGCCACCAAAGTGGATCGCTCCGCGGCCTATGCGGCGCGATGGGTAGCCAAGAATGTGGTCGCGGCCGGACTAGCTGATCGAGCAGAACTGCAAGTGGCCTACGCTATCGGCTCGGCGCACCCGGTGTCGGTAGAACTGGAAACTTTCGGTACCGAAAAGGCCGATAAAGAGAAGATTCTGCAGGCCGTGCGGGAAACCTTCGACCTGCGACCGGCAGCTATTATCGATCGGCTTTCGCTGCGCCGACCTATTTATTCGCGCACCGCCGCCTACGGACACTTCGGACGTTCCGGGTTTACCTGGGAGGATACCGGTAAGGCGCGGGAGCTGCGAGCAAAGCTCGGGGCGTAG
- a CDS encoding type II toxin-antitoxin system RelB/DinJ family antitoxin: MAQATVNFRMDASLKKSLEATCKELGLTATSAYTMFAAKVVREKRIPFEVSIDPFYSESNMKRLRSSIAQMEQTGGTIHEVLPGD; encoded by the coding sequence GTGGCACAAGCAACTGTCAATTTTCGGATGGATGCTAGTTTGAAAAAATCTCTTGAAGCCACGTGTAAAGAACTGGGGCTTACGGCTACCAGCGCCTACACTATGTTTGCAGCAAAGGTCGTGCGGGAGAAGCGAATCCCGTTCGAGGTGTCTATTGATCCGTTCTACTCAGAATCAAATATGAAGCGTTTGCGCAGTTCAATAGCCCAAATGGAACAAACTGGCGGTACTATTCACGAGGTTCTGCCCGGTGATTAA
- a CDS encoding universal stress protein, which produces MAEKEKILVGVDGSPESLEAAEWAGARAKQSGAQLQVLCAYALPSYTAASMDSGFAVVDNDAIRDSAQTVVDEAIAHLEKLGYQAKGRVDAGDPTAILVQLSQQVDLIVVGTRGGGGFTDRLLGATSSALPAYSRCPVVVVPRRGADDQFVPVKKIVIGVDGSQRSRKSLRRAISETQVWGAELTAVEAVPMASSAGVLAWLPASVDRESILRDVRSELKEICQEEIADSGVKVHSHALDGNAAALLNEFSTAVDLVVVGTRGRGGFAGALMGSTSQSVLAHSACPVLVVPTGDSELGAEE; this is translated from the coding sequence ATGGCGGAAAAAGAAAAGATCTTAGTGGGAGTGGACGGCTCCCCCGAATCCCTGGAGGCCGCAGAATGGGCGGGCGCACGCGCCAAGCAAAGCGGCGCCCAGCTGCAAGTATTATGTGCCTACGCGCTACCTTCCTATACGGCCGCGTCAATGGATTCCGGATTCGCGGTGGTGGACAATGATGCGATTCGTGACAGTGCCCAAACCGTAGTTGACGAGGCTATCGCCCACCTAGAAAAGTTGGGTTACCAGGCTAAGGGGCGAGTTGATGCTGGCGATCCTACCGCGATTTTGGTGCAGCTGTCGCAGCAAGTCGATTTGATAGTGGTTGGTACCCGAGGCGGCGGAGGGTTTACTGACCGCCTGCTGGGGGCGACTTCCTCGGCGCTACCTGCCTATTCCCGTTGTCCGGTAGTGGTGGTGCCGAGGCGTGGCGCTGACGACCAGTTCGTTCCGGTAAAGAAAATAGTTATCGGGGTTGATGGTTCGCAGCGTTCCCGCAAGTCTTTGCGCCGCGCCATCAGCGAAACCCAAGTATGGGGCGCGGAACTGACCGCGGTCGAGGCAGTACCAATGGCGTCCTCGGCGGGGGTACTGGCGTGGTTGCCAGCATCGGTGGATCGCGAAAGTATTTTGCGGGATGTGCGCAGCGAACTCAAGGAAATTTGCCAGGAAGAAATCGCTGATAGTGGAGTGAAAGTACATTCTCACGCCCTGGATGGAAACGCGGCGGCGCTGCTCAACGAGTTTTCAACCGCTGTCGATCTGGTGGTAGTCGGAACTCGAGGGCGCGGAGGATTCGCAGGAGCGCTAATGGGCTCCACCTCGCAATCAGTGCTGGCGCATTCGGCTTGCCCGGTGCTGGTAGTGCCTACCGGCGACAGCGAATTAGGCGCCGAAGAATAG
- a CDS encoding Txe/YoeB family addiction module toxin — translation MIKAWTDYSWEEFQYWLKQDKKTVRRILKLIQSIDRNGYKCIGKPEPLRGDLSGYWSARIDEKNRLVFKIDGDVLRIVQCGTHYGDF, via the coding sequence GTGATTAAGGCTTGGACAGATTATTCTTGGGAAGAATTTCAGTATTGGTTGAAACAAGACAAGAAAACTGTGAGACGAATATTGAAGTTAATACAGTCAATTGACCGTAATGGGTACAAATGCATAGGCAAACCTGAACCTTTGCGGGGAGATCTTTCTGGATACTGGAGCGCTCGCATCGATGAAAAAAATCGTCTGGTTTTCAAGATCGATGGCGATGTGTTGCGAATAGTCCAGTGTGGAACGCATTATGGTGACTTTTGA